CAGAACAAACTTCGGCCCTGAAACGTTTTTCAGCGTCTTCTGGAATACCGGACGCAAAAGCTGGAACAGGAAGACGACGGCAGTACCAATAAAGACCCACTGCCAGCGGATATCAGCGGCGGTATCCACCACCAGCTTTGTCCCATCAAGCTCTAACTGAACGCCCATAAAGACGCCCGCCAGCACGAAGAACATGGCAGCAGAAAGCAGCGCCATTGCAAAATGCATCGGTTTCATACTTTCTCTACCTCCGGACGACCCAGAATACCGGTAGGCATTACCAGCAGAACCAGAATCAGCAGGGCGAACGACACCACATCTTTATATTCGGTACTCAGATATGCCGAGGAGAGCGCTTCCGCCACGCCCAGAATCAGGCCGCCAATCATTGCCCCTGGAATGCTGCCGATGCCACCCAGAACCGCTGCGGTGAAGGCTTTCATCCCGGCCATAAAGCCGATGTACGGGTTGATTACGCCATAGAACTGACCGAGCAGAACGCCAGCAACTGCCGCCATGGCAGCACCGATGACAAAGGTCAGCGCAATGACGCGGTCGGTATTAATCCCCAGCAGGCTTGCCATTTTGAGGTCTTCTGCACAGGCGCGGCAAGCGCGCCCCATACGGGAGTAGCGGATGAAAATGGTCAACGCCAGCATCGCCAGGAAGGTCACAATCCAGATCACCAGCTGCATGGTGGTGATAGAGGCAGAGAAGTTTTCGCTCGCCCCCACAATCCACTGGCCGTTAAACAGGCTTGGCAGGGCGACGTCACGCGAGCCTTCCGTAAGGCTGACGTAGTTTTGCAGGAAAATGGACATCCCGATCGCGGAGATCAAGGCAATCAGACGTTTTGAGCTACGCACCGGGCGATATGCGACACGCTCGATGCTCCAGCCGTAGGCACTGGCAATCACAATTGCCCCTACAAAACCGGCGGCCACCAGTAGCCAGCTACTGTCGATGCCCATCATCATCAGTGCGGCGATGATCATAAAGGAGACATAGCTGCCGATCATATACACCTCGCCGTGGGCGAAGTTGATCATGCCGATAATGCCGTAAACCATCGTATAGCCGATGGCGATCAGCGCATAGGTGCTTCCCAGCGTTACGCCGTTAAACATCTGCTGCAAGAAATAGAGAAACTGCTCGGACATAAGGAAACCTTTTTATACCCGCCCGGTATCACCGGGCGGTGGGATAATTATTTGGCGACCGAGGACGAACCATCGGCGTGCCACTTAAAGACACCAAACTCAAATCCCTTCAGATCGCCTTTCTCATCCCAGTTCAGCGGCCCAATCACGGTGTTCGCCCCGTGTGCTTTTAAATCTTTGACTAAATCCAGCGGCGCTTTGCTGCCGGTGCGATCCATAGCGGTTGCCAGAGACTGCACTGCGGCATAGGTGATCCACACATATGGACCACTCGGATCTTTCTTCTGCGCCTTGAGCGCCTCTACGATAGTCTTATTCGCGGGATCCTGGTCATAGCGTTTTGGCATCGTGACCAGCATGCCTTCTG
This sequence is a window from Enterobacter sp. RHBSTW-00994. Protein-coding genes within it:
- the livH gene encoding high-affinity branched-chain amino acid ABC transporter permease LivH; translated protein: MSEQFLYFLQQMFNGVTLGSTYALIAIGYTMVYGIIGMINFAHGEVYMIGSYVSFMIIAALMMMGIDSSWLLVAAGFVGAIVIASAYGWSIERVAYRPVRSSKRLIALISAIGMSIFLQNYVSLTEGSRDVALPSLFNGQWIVGASENFSASITTMQLVIWIVTFLAMLALTIFIRYSRMGRACRACAEDLKMASLLGINTDRVIALTFVIGAAMAAVAGVLLGQFYGVINPYIGFMAGMKAFTAAVLGGIGSIPGAMIGGLILGVAEALSSAYLSTEYKDVVSFALLILVLLVMPTGILGRPEVEKV